AGAGCCTCGAACTTCTCCCACGTCATGACCATGGAGTTGACCCCCTTAGGAAGTTTTACTCCATAAAGGGGTTGAATTCAAGCGCCATCCGTTCTTGAGAAAGCGATTTCACGGAAACGGCGATTCTGATATACTCAAAGCGGCATGAAGGACTACGACGTCATAGTGGTGGGCGCGGGACCGGCGGGCATATTCGCCGCCCTCGAACTCGCGGAAAAGAAAGAGGGGATAAAGGTCCTCATCATCGAAAAGGGCGCCGACCTCCACGAGAGGGAGAGGAAAGACCTCTTCTACGGATGGGGAGGGGCGGGTACCTTCAGCGACGGCAAGCTTAACCTGTCGGCCGGGGTGGGAGGCTTCCTCGGCGAATACCTCGACGCGGGGGAGCTCGACGAACTCATAAAGTACGTCGACGGGCTGTACCTCCGCTTCGGCGCCCCGGAAGAGTTGAAGGGCACCGACAGGGAAGCGGTCGCCCGGATAGAGGAGGCCGCGGCAAGGGCGGGCCTCCGGCTCGTGCCATTCGCCATACGCCACCTCGGGACCGACAGGTGCATAGCGCTCCTTGAAAAGCTCCGCAAAACGCTCGAAGGCCGCGTCGATATGCGCTTCAAGACCGAGGTAACCGAGGTAACGGAGAAGGACGGCACCGTAACCGGGGTGAAGACCGCCGAAGGCGAGGAGTTCGGCGCCCAACACGTAATCCTCTCGCCCGGACGCGGTGGCTCGCACGGGCTGAAGGACATGGCCGACAGGATAGGTGTGAAGACGGGCCTAAACCCCGTGGACATAGGGGTACGGGTGGAGGTGCCGGCATCGATACTCCGCCCGGTTACGGACGCCATGCACGAGGCCAAGTTCACCTACAACTCCCACCGCTTCGACGACCCGATGAGGACCTTCTGCATGAACCCCTACGGGGTGGTCGTAAAGGAACGGCACAAGGGTTTTTGCACGGTGAACGGCCACAGCTTCTCTACGAAGAAGTCGAACAACACGAACTTCGCCATTCTCGTATCCACCACCTTCACCGAGCCCTTCCAGGAGCCCATTAAGTACGGCCAGTACATCTCAACGCTCGCGAACCTTCTCGGCGAGGGCATCATCGTGCAGAGGCTCGGGGACCTCCAGCACGGAAGGCGCTCCACAGCCGAGAGGCTCAGAAAGAACCCGGTAACGCCGACCTTGAAGGACGCCACCCCGGGGGACCTCTCGTTTGTTCTGCCGTACCGCTACATATGCGACATACTCGAGATGCTGGAGGCGCTCGACCGCGTGGTGCCGGGCATGAACGCATCCTCCACTCTCCTCTACGGCGTGGAGGTGAAGTTCTACTCCATGAGGATAGAGTTGAGCCCCACGCTCGAAACGGAGGTTAAAAATCTCTTTGCCGCGGGCGACGGCGCGGGCATAACGCGCGGCATAGTGCAGGCCTCGGTCTCGGGTATAGTGGCCGCGAGAGAAGTCCTCAAACGCATCTAATGAAAAATATCTCCATCGTGCTTGTCGCCCCGCAGAGCGCGGGGAACATAGGAAGCACGGCAAGGGTCATGAAGAATACGGGTTTTAGGAGGCTTTGCCTCGTGAACCCGGTCGAGTACGCGAACGACGACGGTTTTTCCATGGCCTGTAACGCGGTGGATATCTTAAGGGAGGCCCGCGTTTTTTCTTCTCTTGCCGAAGCGGTAAAGAAGAGCGGCATGGTGGCCGGCGTCACCCGGAGGGAAGGAAAAGTCAGGAACCCCTTACTACCGCTGGACGGGGCTGTGGCGCAAATACTGAAATTTTCCGAGAAGAACGAGGTCTCGCTCGTCTTCGGCAGGGAGGATAAGGGGCTTAAGAACGACGAGATCGCGCTCTGCGATACGCTTATTGAAATTCCCTCCCATCCGGACTACCCATCGCTTAATCTCTCGCACGCGGTCTTCGCGCTCTGCTACGGGCTATTTACCGGGGGGAGGGGGGCCGCGCCACAGGAAAGAGAAGCCCCCGAAGGAGGACCAATCGACGCCGCCCCGCACGAAGAGAGGAAAAAACTCTATGCCCACCTCGAAAGTACGCTCCGGGAGCTCGGCTACGGAGAGGAGCATAACAGGAAGAGCGGCGAGTCGCTCCTTAGGAGCATAATGAAGAATTTTAGGCGCCTTTTCGGCAGGAGCGGCCTCACGCAAAAGGAGGTCAATATGCTCCGGGGGATATGTACCAGGATAGAGGATAATGTGGAGGGGGAATAGGAGGGTTGCAACATTTAAAAGTGGGCACAGCCCACCGGCTATTATATGCCGATGGTATATATAGGTGTTAGTCAGAAAACATGAAAGGTGGTTGAGAGATGAGAGGACTTCTTGCCGTGGTGCTGTTGGCATCCATGCTCTTTGTTGTTAACCAGTCTTTCGCTGGTGATTTTCGGGAAAGCTATTGGGGAATGACCGTAAAACAAGTTAAGGAGAAAGAAACGGCAAAACCGGCGAAGATGGGGGAGGAAGAACTGTTTTTCGAAGGGGAACTGTTTGGTAGAAAGGTTGGCATCATATATAAATTCGCGGAAGAGACAGACCGCATAGTCGAGGGACATTATCAAGGCAATGGCAAGTTCATTTGGACGGAAGCCAAAGGTTTCCTACTTAAATCAGGTTCATATGTTTATTTTTTTGATGCAACAGTATCCGCCAACGCGAACATAGACGAATTCACTTCTTTAAGAAACCAACTGATTAGGGAACATGGCACTCCTATTTATGACACATCGATTTGGAAAGGAGAGGGTGAAAAACCTTCTAAAGAAGGGGAAGCAACAGCTGTGAGGAACGGCCAATTAATATTTCTGGTCCGCTGGAAAGAAAGAAGGTCAAATATTACCATAGTGTTGCAGGGGTCGAATGTGGCACCGGAAATATCTGGCGAGATACATGTCACTTATGAGGATAGGTTCCCAGATGTAAATAGCAATTTAACCAGTAACATGCAGGCCTATATGGCCTGTATGTTCGATGCCGCTGAAATTTACTCTTCGTCTGATGCAACGCCATATGAAATTGCAGATGCGGCCCATGCTAAATGCGGACCGCAATTTTCTGAATTTAACCGTGCTAGGAAGGATGTGAGTTTTTACACGGGGGTTGACGGGTCTAATGAGCAGGCATACAGTTTCAAGTCTCGAATTAAGGAAAAGGTGGTTCAGCAAGTAATAGAGTCTCGGCTTAAAAAGGGAAAATAGAGGAAAAGAGAGGGACACTGGGGCTGTTGAAAAAGGTGTCATTGCGAGGAGCGGGAGCGACGCGGCAATCTCTAACTTGTTGATTTATATGAATACGAGATTGCTTCGCTTCGCTCGCAATGACACCGAGTTAGGTTTTTCAACAGCCCCACACTTCCCGTATTTTTTCTCTCCGTAATCGTTAATGCTGTTCTGGATTCCCGCGTCCGCGGGAATGACATGGTTCTCCCCCCCCCCCTTTTTTTTCAGACCTCCCCCCGTAAAGGGAGGGGAAAGGACGGAGTTATCGGGTCCAGCGTCACGCTGGAAAACCGTTGCAAATCTCCCGGTTTAGCCATATAATAGGTGGCTTGCATAACCAGCCCAGGACCGCGAAAGGAGCCGTATGACGAACGATACTTTTCTAAAGGCATGCCGGAGGGAGCCCACCCCCCACACCCCGGTATGGCTCATGCGCCAGGCCGGGCGCTACATGAAGGAGTACATGGCCATAAAGGAAAAACACTCCTTCCTCGAGATGTGCAAGACCCCGGAGCTCGCCTGCGAGATAACGCTCCAGCCGATTAAGGCCTTCGAGCTCGACGCGGCCATAATCTTCGCCGACATACTCCTGCCCTTGGAAGGCATGGGCATAGGCTTTAGTTTTGAAAAGAACATGGGCCCGAAGATACATAACCCGGTAAGGAGTCGCAACGACATCGAGGCCGTACGCGTCATCACCCCGGAAGAGGACGTGCCGTATCTCATGAACTCCATAAAGCTGACGAAGAAGGAGTTAAACGGCAAAGTCCCGCTCATAGGCTTTTCAGGGGCGCCCTTCACTCTCGCGAGCTATATAATCGAGGGCGGCGGCTCGAAGAACTACACGCACGCAAAGGCCCTTATGTACGGCGACCCCGAGGGGTGGCACACGCTCATGGACAAGATAACCGATACGGTCATCGTATACATGAAGGCCCAGATCGAGGCCGGCGTGGACGCCGTGCAGCTATTCGACAGCTGGGTCGGGTGCCTCGGGCCGGACGAGTATAAGGCCTACGCCCTCCCGTACACCAAGAAGGTCATCGACGCCGTCAGCGGACAGGTTCCGTTCATAAACTTCTCGACCAACACCGGCTCCTACCTGGGTATAATAAAAGAGGCGGGCGGAGACGTCGTGGGCGTGGACTGGAAGGTCAGGCTCGACGAGGCTTGGGAGACCATAGGCCACGACAAAGCCATACAGGGGAACCTGGACCCGACCCTTCTCTTCGCCCCGGTCGAGGCCATGAGGAAGAAGGTAAAGGAGATACTCGCGATGGCCGACGGCAGGCCCGGACACATCTTCAACCTCGGCCACGGCATAATCGTCGGCACCCCGGTGGATAACGTAAGGGCGCTCGTGGATGCCGTCCACGAATTCAGCCGGAAATAATCGGAAGTAAAATGGCAGACACGGGGAAGACAAAAGGGGTGTTGCTCCTCGCCTTCGGCGGTGCGGAGTCCCTTGAGGACGTCGAGCCGTTCCTGAAGAATATCTTGAAGGGCAGGCCCGTCACCCCGGAGATGGTCGAGAAGGCGAGGGAGCGCTACAGGAAGATAGGCGGCGGCTCTCCGCTCCTCGAGATCACCCGCGCGCAGGCCGCGGCACTGGAATCGAGGCTCAACGAGGGAGGGCGGGATAACTACCGCGTCTACGTGGGCATGAGGTTCTGGCACCCCTATATAAAGGAGGCCGTGCGCGAGATGTGGGGCGACGGGATAGAGGAGGCGGTGGCGATAGTCATGGCCCCGCACTCGTCGAGGGCCGCCACGGGCGGCTACCTCTACGACCTGGACGCCGCCTTGAAGACTACGGCCGGGGTCCCGGAGATGAGCTTCCCCGAAGACTGGCACACGCACCCGGCCTATATAGACGCCGTCGCCGAGAAGATGGAGGAGGCGATCGAGGAGTTCCCGGAGAAGCCGAAAAAGGAAGGTCTCCTCGTTATCTTCAGCGCGCACAGCCTGCCGCTCAGTATGCTCAAGGGCGACCCCTACCTGAAAAAACTCGAAGGTACCATCGAAGAGCTGATAAAGCAGGTGCCCCTCCCCTACCGGCTCGCCTACCAGAGTAAAAGTGGAGGTCCGGTCGAATGGCTGGGCCCGGAGGTCGAGGAGGTAATAGCAAAGGCCAAAGGGGAGGGCAGGAAGGGGGTGCTCGTCGTGCCGCTCAGCTTCGTCTCGGACCACGTCGAGACACTCTACGATATAGACGTGGTATTTAAAGAGGCCGCCGAGGCCTGTGGGCTTAGCTTCTTCAGGTCCGGTTCGCTCAACACCTCCCCCCGCTTTATCGAACTGCTCGCCGGGCTCGTGGAAACCCACCCGCGCGTAAAGAACCCGGCATGAAAAGAATAGTCATAATAGGCGGCGGCATCTCGGGCCTCTCGACCGCGTACTCCCTGGTGGAGCACGCGCGCGAGCAGGGAGTGACCGGCCTCGACATAACCCTTATCGAAAGGTCCGGCAGGACCGGCGGCAACATAGTTACCGAAAAGAGAGACGGCTTCCTCATAGAGGGCGGGCCGGACTGCTTCCTCTCGGAAAAGCCCTGGGCCATGGAGCTCTGTAAAAAGCTCGGGCTCGGCGACAGGCTGCTCTCCACGACCGCGCCGAGAGGGAGGACCTTTGTCCTCTCCGGCGGCAGGCTCCACCTCCTCCCCGAAGGCGTCATACTCATGGTCCCGACCAGGATACTGCCGTTCCTTACGAGCGGCCTCATAACGCTACCCGGGAAGATAAGGATGGGGCTCGAGCTCTTCGTGCCCAGGAGGACGGAGAAGGGGGACGAAAGCCTCGAAGCGTTCGTAACGAGGAGGCTCGGCAGGGAGGCGCTCGATAAGATAGCCGAGCCGCTCGTCGCCGGAGTGCACGCCGGAGAGCCCGAGACGATGAGCGTCCGGTCGAGCTTTCCGAAGTTCGTCGAGATGGAGGAAACCCACGGGAGCCTTATAAAGGGGATGCTTGCGAAGATGAAGGGCATGAGGAAGCCCCCCGAGCCTTCGGGGGGAGGAGGAGAGGGCGGGCCCAGGCTCACCATGTTCATGACGCTCGAGGGCGGGCTTACGGAGCTTGTGGAAGCGCTCCTTCAGAGGCTCGATGGCGTTACCATAAAGACGGGCACGGCGGTCGATTCCATAAGGAGGAGGCATGGCGGCTGGGAGGTCGAGATAGCTGGCGGCCCGCCCATCGAGGCCGACGCGGTCGTCGCGGCCACGCCCGCCTACGTTACCTCCCGCTTCCTGGAGGGGTTGGATGACCTGCTCGTGGAAAAGCTCGTCTCCATCCCGTACGTGTCCACCGCTACGGTATCGATCGGTTATAAAAGGGAGGACATAAAGCACCCTCTCGACGGCTTCGGCTTCGTCGTGCCGAGGACGGAGAAGAGAAGGATAATGGCCGCAACGTGGAGCTCGGTTAAGTGGGCTGGCAGGGCGCCGGAGGATAAGGTCCTCATAAGGTGCTTCGTCGGGGGGACCAACCGGTCGGACCTCGTATCGTTGGGCGATGAAGAGACGACGAAGATGGTGCGTGAAGAACTGAGCGATATAATGGGCATAGACGCCGAGCCGCTTTTTGTCAGGATCTTCCGCTGGAAGAGCTCCATGCCGCAGTACACCATAGGGCACGGAGAGCGCATCGAGTCGATAGAAGGGCTGACGGCGAACCACCCCGGCCTCTATCTAACCGGAAGTGCCTATCACGGCATAGGCATAAGCGATACGGTCAGGGAAGCTGAGGCTACGGCTAAGAAGGTGTTGGGGTATCTGGGGGGTTAAGCCGCCTGAATGTAAAGTTCAGCCCCGAACTTTACATTAGCCCGGCCCTTATGTAAAGTTTCCCGGTCTTTCTTTACATAAGGGAATGCTTACGGGAACACATCCGCACCCTTCTTACCGTCCTAACCTATTAATTTAACAGCGATTTAGCGGAAAATTGCGGTGTGCCGCCCGTCAGGCCGGCAGTGCGGCGGGTGGGGCTTTCTCCGAAAGGACGCCCCGGAGCTTCTTCAAGGCCGCGCCCTCTATCTGGCGGACCCTCTCGCGGGTTAGGCCGAGTATCTCTCCTATGGCCT
This genomic stretch from Thermodesulfobacteriota bacterium harbors:
- a CDS encoding FAD-dependent oxidoreductase; this translates as MKDYDVIVVGAGPAGIFAALELAEKKEGIKVLIIEKGADLHERERKDLFYGWGGAGTFSDGKLNLSAGVGGFLGEYLDAGELDELIKYVDGLYLRFGAPEELKGTDREAVARIEEAAARAGLRLVPFAIRHLGTDRCIALLEKLRKTLEGRVDMRFKTEVTEVTEKDGTVTGVKTAEGEEFGAQHVILSPGRGGSHGLKDMADRIGVKTGLNPVDIGVRVEVPASILRPVTDAMHEAKFTYNSHRFDDPMRTFCMNPYGVVVKERHKGFCTVNGHSFSTKKSNNTNFAILVSTTFTEPFQEPIKYGQYISTLANLLGEGIIVQRLGDLQHGRRSTAERLRKNPVTPTLKDATPGDLSFVLPYRYICDILEMLEALDRVVPGMNASSTLLYGVEVKFYSMRIELSPTLETEVKNLFAAGDGAGITRGIVQASVSGIVAAREVLKRI
- a CDS encoding RNA methyltransferase; its protein translation is MKNISIVLVAPQSAGNIGSTARVMKNTGFRRLCLVNPVEYANDDGFSMACNAVDILREARVFSSLAEAVKKSGMVAGVTRREGKVRNPLLPLDGAVAQILKFSEKNEVSLVFGREDKGLKNDEIALCDTLIEIPSHPDYPSLNLSHAVFALCYGLFTGGRGAAPQEREAPEGGPIDAAPHEERKKLYAHLESTLRELGYGEEHNRKSGESLLRSIMKNFRRLFGRSGLTQKEVNMLRGICTRIEDNVEGE
- the hemE gene encoding uroporphyrinogen decarboxylase — encoded protein: MTNDTFLKACRREPTPHTPVWLMRQAGRYMKEYMAIKEKHSFLEMCKTPELACEITLQPIKAFELDAAIIFADILLPLEGMGIGFSFEKNMGPKIHNPVRSRNDIEAVRVITPEEDVPYLMNSIKLTKKELNGKVPLIGFSGAPFTLASYIIEGGGSKNYTHAKALMYGDPEGWHTLMDKITDTVIVYMKAQIEAGVDAVQLFDSWVGCLGPDEYKAYALPYTKKVIDAVSGQVPFINFSTNTGSYLGIIKEAGGDVVGVDWKVRLDEAWETIGHDKAIQGNLDPTLLFAPVEAMRKKVKEILAMADGRPGHIFNLGHGIIVGTPVDNVRALVDAVHEFSRK
- the hemH gene encoding ferrochelatase, with the protein product MADTGKTKGVLLLAFGGAESLEDVEPFLKNILKGRPVTPEMVEKARERYRKIGGGSPLLEITRAQAAALESRLNEGGRDNYRVYVGMRFWHPYIKEAVREMWGDGIEEAVAIVMAPHSSRAATGGYLYDLDAALKTTAGVPEMSFPEDWHTHPAYIDAVAEKMEEAIEEFPEKPKKEGLLVIFSAHSLPLSMLKGDPYLKKLEGTIEELIKQVPLPYRLAYQSKSGGPVEWLGPEVEEVIAKAKGEGRKGVLVVPLSFVSDHVETLYDIDVVFKEAAEACGLSFFRSGSLNTSPRFIELLAGLVETHPRVKNPA
- the hemG gene encoding protoporphyrinogen oxidase → MKRIVIIGGGISGLSTAYSLVEHAREQGVTGLDITLIERSGRTGGNIVTEKRDGFLIEGGPDCFLSEKPWAMELCKKLGLGDRLLSTTAPRGRTFVLSGGRLHLLPEGVILMVPTRILPFLTSGLITLPGKIRMGLELFVPRRTEKGDESLEAFVTRRLGREALDKIAEPLVAGVHAGEPETMSVRSSFPKFVEMEETHGSLIKGMLAKMKGMRKPPEPSGGGGEGGPRLTMFMTLEGGLTELVEALLQRLDGVTIKTGTAVDSIRRRHGGWEVEIAGGPPIEADAVVAATPAYVTSRFLEGLDDLLVEKLVSIPYVSTATVSIGYKREDIKHPLDGFGFVVPRTEKRRIMAATWSSVKWAGRAPEDKVLIRCFVGGTNRSDLVSLGDEETTKMVREELSDIMGIDAEPLFVRIFRWKSSMPQYTIGHGERIESIEGLTANHPGLYLTGSAYHGIGISDTVREAEATAKKVLGYLGG